The genomic interval TGAAAGCGATTCGTACCTTGCGCTCCTCTCACCCGATGCAAAAAAGCTCTTTTCCGTACACACCCTGTCCGTCGGCAGCACCGGCAATCTCGGGCTGAGCATCGGTGTCACCGGAGCGACCTTCGGCTTTCACACCCAGGTGCATATGTCCGCCGATGCCAAGCCGTGGAAAAAGAAGCTCCTTCGAAGCCGGGGCGTCGAGGTTATCGAACACGACGGAGACTACACCGCCGCCGTCGCTGCGGGACGGCGGGCGATAGAGGGAAATCCGAGGGCCCACTTCGTGGACGATGAGGACTCGAAACTCCTCTTTCTCGGCTACAGCGTCGCCGCACTGAGGCTGAAAAAACAGCTCGATGACGAAAACATCCTCGTGGATGATCGTCACCCCCTGTTCCTCTGGCTCCCGTGCGGGGTGGGGGGCGCTCCCGGCGGCATTACCTTCGGCATGAAGCATCTCTTCGGTGACGCCGTCCGGTGCTTTTTTTCGGAGCCTGTGGACGCGCCGGCGTTTTTGATCGGTATTCTGACGGATTTTTCGGGCAGCGTCTCGGTATATGATGTCGGCCTAACCAACGATACGATCGCGGATGGATTGGCCGTCGGCGCTCCCTCTGTCCTCGTGGGGAATCTGGTTAAACACCTCGTCTCCGGCTGCGTGACGGTCTCAGATGACGATCTCTTTCGCTTCACAGCACTGGCTCACCGCTCGATGGCATTGAAGCTGGAACCCTCCGCGACGGCGGGATTCATCGGTCCCCTCTCCCTCTTTACGACTCAGGAGGGACGCGCGTACATCGAAAGCAACCTCGATCCCGCATCGGTGGAGGGCGCAACACACATTATCTGGACGACCGGCGGCTCACTCGTCCCCGAAAAGGAGTTTCGTGAGTTTCTCGAAACGGGAAACCGCCTGACTAATACTTCATAATGGCGCTTTCACTGACCACCATACAAAAATCCCCTTCATACTTGAAGGGGATTTTTATATATGAGTCGGGACCGAATGTCCCTTGGCTGTTGTCATGGTGGCGGTGCAGGGACTTGAACCCCGGACACTGCGGATATGAGCCGCATGCTCTAACCGACTGAGCTACACCGCCTTAAAAATTCAATTCATAAATCAACACACCGCTTTTGGCCGGGATGAGGGCGGTCATCTCGAACGAAAAGACCACGGCGACGACAAGCTCATTGATGCCGTCGGAGTCTATATCCTTGAGTTGATAATCGGCCACGTATCCGTCGATCACCCGGGACTGCCAGTTTTCAGACAAATTGAATCCATCCCAGGAAAGATTGTAAATCTCGCTGGTCTCATACAGTCTGAACCGCGGCAGCAGGTTCATCGTTTCCGAGATGTTTTTATTTATCAGTATCTCGAAGTTATTGTCGTTGTTCAGGTCGGTAATGAATATCCTGCCCTGCACGTATGCTTCGTAGGTCTCACCGACGTCATCCGCCCCGCTGGAAAGACGATCTTCCCCTTCCTTGGTCAGGAAGTAGTTCACCACGCCGCCCCAGAATTCATCGCTCTTCCACTCGGTGCTGCCGTCACTGGAGATGATGCGAAGATGATTTTGTTCATCAACGACCACAAGTTCTGCGGCGCCGTCGAAATCAATGTCCACCGGAAGGCTGGT from Candidatus Zymogenaceae bacterium carries:
- a CDS encoding D-serine ammonia-lyase, which produces MNIPFEDHPIIDRVKSRTPLFWENTIKLNTSSVLPTLPLGIKDIEDAQNRLDRFAPVIRELFPETRPRNGIIESDLINAAPLAGDLAEYYNTPLPGRYFIKADHALPVAGSVKARGGIYEVLCFAEEAAKKNGLICESDSYLALLSPDAKKLFSVHTLSVGSTGNLGLSIGVTGATFGFHTQVHMSADAKPWKKKLLRSRGVEVIEHDGDYTAAVAAGRRAIEGNPRAHFVDDEDSKLLFLGYSVAALRLKKQLDDENILVDDRHPLFLWLPCGVGGAPGGITFGMKHLFGDAVRCFFSEPVDAPAFLIGILTDFSGSVSVYDVGLTNDTIADGLAVGAPSVLVGNLVKHLVSGCVTVSDDDLFRFTALAHRSMALKLEPSATAGFIGPLSLFTTQEGRAYIESNLDPASVEGATHIIWTTGGSLVPEKEFREFLETGNRLTNTS